The Fortiea contorta PCC 7126 genome has a segment encoding these proteins:
- a CDS encoding photosystem I protein PsaX, producing MTAKTNKPNYSFRTGWALLLLAINFLVAAYYFHIIE from the coding sequence ATGACTGCTAAAACAAATAAACCAAACTATAGTTTCCGTACTGGTTGGGCACTGCTTCTGTTAGCTATCAACTTCCTGGTAGCTGCTTACTATTTCCATATCATTGAATAG
- the aroQ gene encoding type II 3-dehydroquinate dehydratase, with protein MLLPLTILVLHGPNLNLLGQREPGIYGSLTLAAINELLVAEGLRLQATVLPVQSNHEGVLVDAIHEALGKYQGILINAGAYTHTSVALRDAIAGVNLPTVEVHLSNIYRREDFRHHSYIAPVVIGQISGFGVQSYLLGFQALVHHLRAGNGKS; from the coding sequence ATGTTGTTACCTCTAACCATTTTGGTGCTGCACGGGCCAAACTTAAATTTACTGGGACAGCGCGAACCAGGAATTTATGGCTCTCTCACATTGGCTGCAATTAACGAACTGTTGGTAGCAGAAGGACTCAGGCTACAAGCGACAGTCCTACCTGTGCAGTCAAATCATGAAGGAGTTTTGGTTGACGCTATTCATGAAGCGTTGGGAAAATATCAAGGAATTTTGATTAACGCAGGAGCATACACCCATACGAGTGTGGCATTACGAGACGCGATCGCCGGCGTAAATCTACCTACAGTCGAAGTCCATTTGAGTAATATCTACCGCCGCGAAGACTTTCGCCATCATTCATATATAGCCCCAGTAGTTATTGGACAAATCAGTGGTTTTGGCGTCCAGAGCTATTTGCTGGGCTTCCAAGCGTTGGTGCATCACCTAAGGGCCGGAAACGGCAAAAGTTAA
- a CDS encoding ADP-ribosylglycohydrolase family protein, protein MRYSLVSRFRGALLGALLGKSLTSDGDVDKIAVLGMESLIRLGRLDVDEWREHQQQNSLHSEPTLPVSPNLILNTLPVALFFHENTIRLRQSLLRVLQIWEDDPVARDGTLAVGYAIAKSLTEKLQPQTLIPETIAFIGETPTLLPQQLIKVNELLNQGAGLDRVQTELSKDQKQSHAVAMAFYCFLDTLEDYRLGVLRATHTGDLERQNPEDLYSYSTSAIVGALSGAYNSTAGIPANWRVFHSQPNLTAQGMTNFSQMLKLVDVLAAVWSGMCNFDLHSSKLKLEEGVMSDGQEGVSCLSVYAAPRVIRSR, encoded by the coding sequence ATGCGCTATTCTCTCGTCAGCCGATTTCGAGGTGCTTTGTTGGGGGCTTTGCTGGGTAAAAGTTTAACCTCTGACGGTGACGTTGACAAGATAGCGGTTCTGGGGATGGAAAGTTTAATTAGACTGGGTAGATTAGATGTGGATGAGTGGCGCGAGCACCAGCAACAAAACTCACTTCATTCAGAGCCAACTTTACCAGTCTCGCCAAACTTGATCCTCAACACGCTCCCTGTAGCACTATTTTTTCACGAAAATACAATTAGACTGCGACAAAGCCTGCTGCGTGTGTTACAAATCTGGGAGGATGACCCAGTGGCAAGGGATGGAACATTAGCAGTAGGGTATGCGATCGCTAAATCTCTAACTGAAAAACTCCAACCTCAAACTTTGATTCCGGAAACGATCGCTTTTATCGGTGAAACACCGACACTTCTACCACAACAATTAATCAAAGTTAATGAATTGTTAAACCAGGGGGCTGGATTGGATAGGGTGCAGACTGAGTTGAGTAAAGACCAAAAGCAGAGTCATGCTGTAGCTATGGCGTTTTACTGCTTTCTGGACACCTTGGAAGACTACCGTTTGGGAGTTTTGCGGGCTACTCATACAGGCGATCTTGAGCGACAAAATCCGGAAGATTTATACTCGTACAGTACCAGTGCAATTGTTGGCGCTTTATCAGGTGCTTACAATAGCACCGCAGGAATTCCCGCAAATTGGCGAGTTTTTCACTCACAACCCAACTTAACAGCCCAGGGAATGACCAATTTTTCTCAGATGTTAAAATTGGTCGATGTACTCGCGGCTGTGTGGTCAGGAATGTGCAATTTTGACCTGCATTCAAGCAAGTTAAAACTAGAGGAAGGTGTAATGTCTGACGGACAAGAAGGAGTTTCTTGTCTATCTGTCTACGCTGCTCCTCGCGTCATCCGGTCGCGTTAA
- the topA gene encoding type I DNA topoisomerase, whose translation MSTLVIVESPTKARTIRNYLPSGYRVEASMGHVRDLPQSASEIPVAVKGEKWAQLGVNVDADFEPVYVIPKDKKKIVTQLKDALKEADELILATDEDREGESISWHLYQLLKPKVPTKRMVFHEITQDAIKKALKNCRTIDEQLVRAQETRRILDRLVGYTLSPLLWKKIAWGLSAGRVQSVAVRLLVNKERQRRAFREGTYWDLKASLTAPATGKLKGQEFTSLLVTLGGTKIATGSDFDPATGQITAGRNVVLLTQEQATALKERLTDKTWSVTDIEERPVTRKPGPPFTTSTLQQESNRKLRLSARDTMRIAQNLYEQGYITYMRTDSVHLSDQAIAAARTCVEQLYGQQYLSPQPRQYTTKSKGAQEAHEAIRPAGSTFRTPQETGLGGRELAVYDLIWKRTVASQMADSRQTQITVLLQVEDAGFRSAGKRIDFPGYLRAYVEGSDDPEAALEDQEVILPHLKVGDHPDCQELEAVGHETQPPARYTEATLVKTLESEGIGRPSTYASIIGTIIDKGYTQLTNNALIPTFTAFAVTDLLEKHFPDIVDPKFTSKMEQTLDDIADGEANWLPYLRQFYLGEKGLETLVKERENQIDATKARTVELENLEAKVRIGKYGPYIEVENGEGVVTASIPKDLTPADLDPKQVEVLLRQKTTGPDQLGRHPETGEPIYVKIGTYGPYVQLGDKSEENPKPKQASLPKGVTPETVTLDMAVGLLALPRTLGTHPATGGKIQASLGRFGPYVVHDQGKEGKDYRSLKAADNVLTISLARALELLSEPKKGRSSTNSKSKAALRELGAHPEDDAPVNIYDGPYGPYIKHSKTNVSIPEGESVENMTLEQALKLLATKASSAKSTRKTTKSTTAKSTTAKSKSTSKSSRTTAKKTDGAS comes from the coding sequence ATGTCAACTCTCGTCATCGTCGAATCTCCGACTAAGGCTCGTACCATTCGCAACTACCTACCATCAGGCTATCGGGTGGAAGCGTCTATGGGTCATGTGCGTGACCTTCCCCAGTCAGCTAGTGAAATTCCCGTCGCTGTGAAAGGGGAAAAATGGGCGCAATTAGGGGTGAATGTAGACGCCGATTTTGAACCGGTGTATGTAATTCCAAAAGACAAAAAGAAAATTGTCACCCAGCTCAAAGACGCTCTCAAAGAAGCAGATGAACTGATCCTAGCAACTGACGAAGACCGCGAAGGTGAAAGTATCAGTTGGCATTTATACCAGTTACTCAAACCGAAAGTGCCGACAAAGCGGATGGTGTTTCATGAAATTACTCAAGACGCAATCAAAAAAGCTTTAAAAAACTGTCGCACCATTGATGAGCAGTTAGTCCGCGCCCAAGAAACCCGGCGGATTTTGGATCGACTAGTAGGTTATACCCTGTCGCCGCTGCTGTGGAAAAAAATTGCTTGGGGGTTATCTGCTGGACGAGTGCAATCTGTAGCCGTGCGGCTGTTGGTGAATAAGGAACGCCAACGCCGGGCCTTTCGTGAGGGTACATACTGGGATTTAAAAGCTAGTTTGACCGCTCCAGCTACAGGAAAGCTCAAAGGGCAAGAATTTACTTCCCTGTTAGTCACCTTGGGTGGTACTAAAATTGCTACTGGGAGCGATTTTGACCCAGCCACGGGACAAATCACCGCAGGACGGAATGTGGTGCTGCTCACACAAGAGCAAGCAACCGCTCTCAAAGAACGCTTGACTGATAAAACCTGGAGCGTCACTGACATCGAGGAACGTCCGGTGACACGTAAACCAGGGCCACCGTTTACCACTTCGACTTTGCAGCAGGAATCTAACCGGAAACTGCGCCTCTCAGCCAGAGACACAATGCGGATTGCCCAGAACTTGTACGAGCAGGGGTATATTACCTACATGCGTACAGATTCGGTGCATTTGTCCGACCAGGCGATCGCCGCTGCTCGTACCTGTGTAGAACAATTGTACGGTCAACAATACCTCAGTCCCCAACCTCGCCAATACACCACCAAATCCAAAGGTGCTCAGGAAGCACACGAAGCCATTCGCCCGGCGGGTAGCACCTTCCGCACACCCCAGGAAACAGGTTTAGGTGGTCGAGAATTGGCTGTGTATGACCTGATTTGGAAACGCACCGTCGCTTCCCAAATGGCTGATTCTCGCCAAACTCAAATTACAGTGCTGTTGCAAGTCGAAGATGCTGGCTTCCGTTCTGCTGGTAAGCGGATTGATTTTCCTGGATATTTACGCGCCTACGTTGAAGGTTCGGACGATCCAGAAGCAGCACTCGAAGATCAAGAAGTAATTTTACCTCACCTCAAGGTAGGAGATCACCCAGATTGTCAGGAACTAGAAGCCGTGGGACATGAAACCCAACCGCCAGCTAGGTACACCGAAGCAACGCTGGTGAAAACCCTCGAAAGTGAAGGTATTGGGCGTCCCAGTACTTACGCTAGTATTATTGGCACAATCATTGACAAAGGTTATACCCAATTAACTAATAATGCTCTGATTCCCACCTTTACTGCCTTCGCCGTCACCGACCTGTTAGAAAAACATTTCCCCGATATTGTCGATCCTAAATTTACCTCCAAAATGGAGCAAACCCTAGATGATATTGCCGATGGTGAAGCTAATTGGCTACCTTACTTGCGGCAGTTTTATTTAGGAGAAAAAGGTCTAGAAACTTTAGTCAAAGAGCGGGAAAATCAAATTGATGCGACTAAAGCCAGGACAGTAGAACTGGAAAATCTGGAGGCTAAAGTCCGCATTGGTAAATATGGCCCTTACATCGAAGTCGAAAATGGCGAAGGTGTAGTCACCGCGTCAATTCCCAAAGATTTGACACCAGCAGACCTCGACCCTAAACAGGTAGAAGTACTACTGCGGCAAAAAACTACAGGCCCTGACCAACTCGGTCGGCATCCGGAAACTGGCGAGCCAATTTATGTAAAGATTGGCACTTATGGCCCTTATGTGCAGTTGGGCGACAAATCAGAGGAAAACCCCAAACCCAAGCAAGCTTCCTTACCCAAAGGCGTGACTCCAGAAACTGTCACCCTGGATATGGCTGTGGGATTATTGGCGCTACCCCGGACATTGGGCACTCATCCAGCTACTGGGGGCAAAATTCAAGCCAGCTTGGGGCGTTTTGGCCCTTATGTGGTTCATGACCAGGGTAAGGAAGGGAAAGACTACCGCTCTTTGAAAGCAGCTGATAATGTCTTGACAATTTCTTTAGCACGTGCATTGGAATTATTATCTGAACCAAAAAAGGGACGCAGTTCTACCAACAGCAAGTCTAAGGCAGCTTTACGAGAATTAGGAGCACATCCAGAAGATGATGCACCAGTGAATATCTACGATGGCCCCTACGGCCCTTATATCAAGCACAGTAAAACTAATGTCAGTATTCCCGAAGGCGAATCAGTGGAAAATATGACTTTGGAGCAGGCGCTGAAATTGTTAGCAACTAAAGCATCGTCAGCGAAATCAACTCGCAAGACAACTAAGTCAACAACTGCTAAATCAACAACGGCTAAATCTAAGTCAACTTCTAAGTCATCCAGAACCACTGCCAAAAAAACTGATGGGGCCAGTTAA
- a CDS encoding branched-chain amino acid ABC transporter permease, giving the protein MDIQIAQLMINGIAVGSIIALAAVGLTLTYGILRLSNFAHGDFLTLGAYLTLLVNTLGVNIWLSMILAMVGTVAAMLLSEKLLWSRMRSIRAHSTTLIIISIGLALFLRNGIILIWGGKNQNYDLPISPALDIFGLKVQQNQLLVLGLAVVAILGLHYLLQNTKIGKAMRAVADDLDLARVSGINVDQVIFWTWLIAGTLTSLGGSMYGLITAVRPNMGWFLILPLFASVILGGIGNPYGAITAAFIIGIAQEVSTPLLGTQYKQGVALLIMILVLLIRPKGLFKGTI; this is encoded by the coding sequence ATGGATATACAAATTGCTCAATTAATGATCAACGGAATTGCTGTCGGGAGCATTATTGCTTTAGCAGCAGTCGGACTCACCCTCACCTATGGAATTTTACGGTTATCTAATTTTGCCCACGGTGACTTTCTCACTTTGGGAGCCTATTTGACACTGTTAGTAAATACCCTAGGTGTAAATATTTGGCTGTCAATGATCTTAGCTATGGTAGGAACGGTAGCAGCGATGCTGCTTTCAGAAAAATTGCTCTGGTCAAGAATGCGCTCTATCCGTGCTCATTCGACGACACTAATTATTATTTCCATCGGGCTAGCCTTATTTCTTCGCAACGGGATTATTTTGATTTGGGGTGGTAAAAACCAAAATTACGATTTGCCGATTTCCCCGGCTTTGGACATTTTCGGTTTAAAAGTGCAGCAAAATCAATTACTCGTGTTGGGATTGGCGGTAGTGGCAATTTTGGGACTACACTACCTACTGCAAAATACCAAAATAGGCAAAGCCATGCGCGCCGTTGCTGATGATTTAGACTTAGCCAGGGTTTCTGGAATTAATGTTGACCAAGTAATTTTTTGGACTTGGTTAATTGCTGGTACACTGACATCTCTGGGTGGCAGTATGTACGGTTTAATTACCGCTGTACGACCGAATATGGGCTGGTTTTTGATATTACCACTATTTGCCTCTGTGATTTTAGGCGGTATTGGCAACCCCTACGGTGCGATCACTGCAGCTTTTATCATCGGTATCGCCCAAGAAGTCAGCACGCCTCTGTTGGGAACTCAATACAAACAAGGTGTAGCCCTGCTAATCATGATTTTGGTGCTGCTCATTCGTCCCAAAGGTTTATTCAAAGGCACAATCTGA
- a CDS encoding NAD(P)H-quinone oxidoreductase subunit N: MDLANLASQLNAGTILPEGIVILTLVGVLIVDLILGRPSSRWTGYLAIAGLLISIVALYFQWDNTNPISFSGGFNGDDLSIVFRGIIALSAAVTVLISIRYVEQSGTALAEFIAILLSATLGGMFLSGASELVMIFISLETLSISSYLLTGYTKRDPRSNEAALKYLLIGASSTAVFLYGVSLLYGLSGGQTELSAIANGIAAANVGQSLGLVIALVFVIAGIGFKISAAPFHQWTPDVYEGAPTPVIAFLSVGSKTAGLALAIRLLTVVFALVADEWRFVFTALAVLSMILGNVVALAQNSMKRMLAYSSIAQAGFVMIGLIAGTDAGYSSMIFYIMVYLFMNLCGFTCIILFSLRTGTDQIAEYSGLYQKDPLLTLGLSISLLSLGGIPPLAGFFGKIYLFWAGWQAGLYWLVLLGLVTSVVSIYYYIRVVKMMVVKEPQEMSEVVRNYPEISWNLLGYRPLQVSLIVTLIATSIAGILSSPLFTLANNSVANTPILQSTKVVSTQATAITIEQPEQL; the protein is encoded by the coding sequence ATGGATCTTGCTAATCTTGCATCCCAGTTAAATGCTGGAACGATTTTACCAGAGGGGATTGTGATTCTCACCCTCGTGGGGGTTTTGATTGTAGATTTGATTTTGGGGCGCCCATCCTCACGCTGGACTGGATATCTAGCGATCGCAGGTTTACTAATTTCGATTGTCGCCCTGTATTTTCAATGGGATAACACCAACCCCATTTCTTTTAGCGGTGGTTTTAATGGTGATGACCTAAGTATTGTCTTTCGCGGGATCATTGCTCTTTCCGCTGCTGTCACTGTACTGATATCTATTCGCTACGTGGAGCAGAGCGGCACCGCTTTAGCGGAATTCATCGCTATATTGCTATCTGCTACCCTAGGAGGAATGTTTTTATCCGGGGCTAGTGAGTTGGTGATGATTTTCATCTCCCTAGAAACCCTGAGTATATCCTCTTACTTGTTGACAGGTTATACCAAGCGTGACCCCCGCTCCAATGAAGCAGCGCTGAAGTACCTGTTGATTGGGGCTTCCAGCACAGCAGTATTTTTGTACGGTGTATCACTGCTGTATGGTTTATCAGGTGGACAAACCGAACTAAGTGCGATCGCCAACGGTATTGCTGCAGCCAATGTTGGTCAATCTTTAGGTTTGGTGATTGCTCTGGTCTTCGTAATAGCAGGTATTGGCTTCAAAATCTCCGCCGCACCCTTCCACCAATGGACACCAGACGTTTATGAAGGCGCTCCCACTCCAGTGATAGCCTTCTTATCTGTTGGTTCCAAAACAGCCGGGCTTGCTTTAGCTATCCGCTTACTAACAGTAGTCTTCGCCCTCGTGGCTGATGAGTGGAGATTTGTATTTACCGCCCTGGCCGTGCTGAGTATGATCTTGGGTAACGTAGTTGCTCTAGCACAAAACAGCATGAAACGGATGCTAGCCTACTCATCAATCGCCCAAGCCGGGTTTGTGATGATTGGGTTGATTGCGGGTACTGACGCCGGATATTCCAGTATGATTTTTTACATAATGGTTTATCTGTTCATGAACCTGTGCGGCTTCACCTGCATCATCCTCTTCTCTCTGCGGACGGGAACCGACCAGATTGCTGAATACTCTGGTTTGTATCAAAAAGATCCACTCCTGACCTTGGGTTTAAGTATCTCTTTACTTTCCTTAGGAGGGATTCCGCCACTGGCTGGATTTTTTGGGAAGATTTACTTGTTCTGGGCTGGTTGGCAAGCTGGCCTTTACTGGTTAGTTTTGTTAGGCTTAGTTACTAGCGTCGTCTCAATCTACTACTACATCCGCGTAGTGAAGATGATGGTAGTCAAAGAACCCCAAGAAATGTCTGAGGTAGTGAGAAACTATCCAGAAATAAGTTGGAATTTACTAGGCTACAGACCTCTGCAAGTGAGTTTAATTGTGACTTTAATTGCCACTTCCATAGCAGGAATTTTATCAAGTCCGCTATTTACCTTGGCAAATAATTCAGTTGCTAATACTCCAATTTTACAATCCACAAAAGTTGTGAGTACTCAAGCAACTGCGATTACCATCGAGCAACCAGAGCAATTGTAG
- a CDS encoding response regulator has protein sequence MASNKILVIDDTTVVRVKVREMLPPGNFEVLEAKDGMEGLNFILQEKLSLIMLDFLLPKMSGWEVFQQVQANPELRKIPLVIMSGRKEEVTEKISEPFEFFEFLGKPFDQKQLIGAIKLAMAKAKLPRPEPVLVGNVSTKSVSIATPSTSNGAIAQPYATNTTVATSAPVTVSSSSADEVKLLNEKIDKMQGEIDGLKKQLTQIVTFIKQKIK, from the coding sequence GTGGCAAGTAACAAAATTCTAGTTATAGATGACACTACAGTTGTCAGGGTAAAAGTACGTGAAATGTTGCCTCCAGGCAATTTCGAGGTGCTAGAAGCAAAGGACGGTATGGAAGGATTAAATTTCATCCTCCAAGAAAAGCTCAGTTTGATTATGTTGGATTTTCTTTTACCAAAAATGAGTGGTTGGGAAGTTTTCCAACAAGTTCAAGCCAATCCAGAGTTAAGAAAAATTCCTCTAGTGATTATGTCTGGCCGTAAGGAAGAAGTCACAGAGAAAATTTCCGAACCTTTTGAGTTTTTTGAATTTCTCGGTAAACCTTTTGACCAAAAGCAGCTGATTGGGGCGATTAAGTTAGCGATGGCTAAGGCTAAATTACCTCGTCCAGAGCCAGTCCTGGTCGGCAATGTCAGTACGAAAAGTGTCTCGATAGCAACTCCTAGCACTAGTAATGGCGCGATCGCTCAACCTTACGCTACTAATACTACAGTAGCAACCTCCGCCCCTGTAACAGTTTCTTCTTCTTCTGCAGACGAGGTGAAGTTGCTTAACGAAAAAATTGACAAGATGCAAGGAGAAATTGACGGCTTGAAGAAACAATTAACTCAGATTGTGACTTTTATTAAACAAAAAATCAAGTAA
- a CDS encoding DUF6745 domain-containing protein, translating into MSLIETLTPQQEALIPVYREKWRKIALSTEPINKDKVVAAVQATYHAIDYEPPKVIFQDSSYAACNWMVKRLSPQFIESYLYEPNSLGSLFPAHFFQEIARQLTQQLGKQAHAKLMNFFQYLVDDPFEHELVNDLLAQFSVQLNPQENDYLWWLEIQLNEGFKPESYIHWMTGFDFCISVLNIAYPHREWQVFQTLIQECGWIFAYDDICIVCDRPLQIRCDHQNRLHAEGEPAIQFIDGYSLYSYHGVTLPEKYGKIHPQQWQAQWLLTEQNAELRRVLIQGIGYAKICEELQAIEFDNWAEYTLLKIAADVDAEPIYLLKMICPSTGFIHALRVPPDMKSALEAICWVNWGIDPEEFLQQT; encoded by the coding sequence ATGTCGCTGATTGAGACGTTAACGCCTCAGCAAGAGGCTTTGATTCCAGTTTATCGAGAGAAGTGGCGGAAAATTGCTCTTTCAACTGAGCCAATAAATAAAGATAAAGTTGTAGCAGCAGTGCAAGCTACATATCATGCCATTGATTATGAACCGCCAAAAGTTATTTTTCAGGATAGTTCTTATGCAGCTTGTAACTGGATGGTCAAACGACTGTCACCTCAATTTATAGAAAGTTATCTTTATGAACCAAATAGTTTAGGTAGTTTATTTCCGGCTCACTTCTTTCAAGAAATTGCAAGACAGCTAACTCAACAGTTGGGAAAACAAGCACATGCTAAACTGATGAACTTTTTTCAGTATTTAGTAGACGACCCATTCGAGCATGAATTAGTCAATGATTTATTAGCTCAATTTAGTGTGCAGCTAAATCCACAAGAAAATGATTATTTATGGTGGCTGGAAATTCAACTTAATGAAGGCTTCAAACCAGAAAGCTATATTCATTGGATGACTGGGTTTGATTTTTGTATATCCGTGTTGAATATTGCTTATCCTCATAGAGAATGGCAGGTATTCCAAACCCTGATTCAAGAATGCGGTTGGATATTTGCCTATGATGATATTTGCATAGTGTGCGATCGCCCGCTTCAAATCCGCTGCGATCATCAAAATCGCCTCCATGCAGAAGGCGAACCAGCAATACAATTTATCGATGGATATAGCCTCTATTCCTATCACGGTGTCACCTTACCGGAAAAGTACGGTAAAATCCACCCGCAGCAGTGGCAAGCGCAATGGTTGTTAACGGAACAAAATGCCGAACTGCGACGAGTATTAATTCAAGGTATTGGTTATGCCAAAATCTGCGAAGAATTACAAGCAATCGAATTCGATAATTGGGCAGAATATACTCTATTAAAAATTGCTGCCGATGTTGATGCCGAACCAATTTATTTATTAAAAATGATATGTCCTAGTACAGGTTTCATTCACGCTTTGCGAGTTCCACCTGATATGAAATCAGCCCTTGAAGCCATTTGCTGGGTAAATTGGGGAATTGACCCAGAAGAATTTCTCCAGCAAACCTGA
- a CDS encoding RNA recognition motif domain-containing protein has product MSIYVGNLSYNVTPDDLTKVFSEYGTVSQVQLPTDRETGRARGFGFVEMESAAAEDAAIQALDGAEWMGRVMKVNKARPKEDKGSRSGGNWGKNDGGYSPRRY; this is encoded by the coding sequence ATGTCAATTTACGTAGGGAATTTATCCTACAACGTCACCCCAGACGACCTCACAAAAGTATTTTCCGAGTACGGTACTGTTAGCCAAGTCCAATTACCCACTGACAGGGAAACAGGGCGTGCTAGAGGCTTTGGTTTCGTAGAAATGGAATCGGCCGCTGCGGAAGATGCTGCTATTCAGGCCCTAGATGGCGCTGAATGGATGGGTCGCGTAATGAAAGTTAATAAAGCTAGACCAAAAGAAGACAAGGGTTCTCGCTCTGGTGGTAACTGGGGAAAAAATGACGGTGGATATTCACCTCGACGCTATTAA
- the lipA gene encoding lipoyl synthase → MNSSQQAQLKSEIMAMPSWLRRSIGRASEISTVQRVIKQRQIHTICEEGRCPNRGECYAQKTATFLLMGPTCTRSCAFCQVDKGHAPMPIDLEEPQKVAEAVQLLGLRYVVLTSVARDDLADQGAGHFVQTMETIRRLNPETQIEVLTPDFWGGAGVGEEGQRQRIEMIVKARPACFNHNIETVRRLTGPVRRGAKYDRSLQVLSMVKELDATIPTKSGLMLGHGETTAEIISAMTDLRDVGCSRLTIGQYMRPSWEHLPVQKYWTPEEFVQLGDMAKEMGFSHVRSGPLVRSSYHAGEEVE, encoded by the coding sequence ATAAATTCGTCACAACAAGCTCAACTCAAGTCGGAAATTATGGCCATGCCTAGTTGGCTACGCCGCTCTATCGGCAGGGCCAGCGAAATTTCTACTGTACAACGGGTGATTAAACAGCGCCAAATACACACAATTTGTGAAGAAGGACGCTGTCCTAATCGTGGGGAATGCTACGCCCAAAAAACTGCTACTTTCTTGCTAATGGGTCCGACTTGTACACGCTCTTGTGCTTTTTGTCAAGTAGATAAAGGTCACGCACCCATGCCCATTGACTTAGAGGAACCACAAAAGGTAGCGGAAGCGGTGCAGCTTTTAGGGTTACGTTATGTGGTGCTGACTTCTGTAGCCCGCGATGACTTGGCGGATCAGGGAGCGGGTCATTTTGTCCAGACAATGGAGACAATCCGGCGATTGAATCCAGAAACTCAAATTGAAGTGCTGACGCCGGATTTTTGGGGTGGTGCTGGTGTGGGAGAAGAAGGTCAACGCCAGCGAATAGAGATGATTGTTAAGGCTCGTCCTGCTTGTTTCAATCATAATATTGAGACAGTGAGACGCTTAACTGGCCCCGTGCGCCGGGGAGCCAAGTACGATCGCTCGCTGCAAGTATTGTCTATGGTCAAAGAGTTAGATGCTACCATTCCTACCAAATCTGGCTTGATGCTGGGACATGGAGAAACCACCGCAGAAATCATCAGCGCCATGACGGATTTAAGGGATGTAGGATGCTCCCGCTTAACTATTGGTCAGTATATGCGTCCTTCTTGGGAACATCTACCAGTACAAAAATACTGGACACCAGAGGAATTCGTCCAATTAGGTGATATGGCTAAGGAAATGGGATTTAGCCATGTGCGTTCCGGCCCCTTGGTTCGCAGTTCTTACCACGCGGGAGAAGAGGTGGAGTGA